A window of Zingiber officinale cultivar Zhangliang chromosome 5A, Zo_v1.1, whole genome shotgun sequence contains these coding sequences:
- the LOC121983336 gene encoding tetrapyrrole-binding protein, chloroplastic-like gives MATATSLHSLNGSFLHHHHHHHHFFTSSHDSISLKPTTKSYSLFTIFSSSSSSSSVTTSSSSSSTALDALTAHLSSSEFLQADEETRRLLIALAGEAAQKRGYVFFSELQFIPAEELRAIDRLWKNHSGGRFGYSVQSRLWEKSSRDFTRFFIRVGWMKKLESEVEQYGYRSFPSEFMWELTDGTPEGHLPLTNALRGTQLLRSILTHPAFEEEETGEAAEQSEDEEAEKKRNVELQPKMKRLLNPDYSF, from the coding sequence ATGGCCACCGCTACCTCCCTCCATTCCCTCAACGGATCCttcctccaccaccaccaccaccaccaccatttTTTCACCTCTTCCCATGATTCCATCTCCTTGAAGCCCACCACAAAATCCTACAGCCTCTTCAccattttctcttcctcctcctcctcctcctccgtcaccacctcttcctcttcctcctccactGCCCTCGACGCCCTCACCGCCCACCTGTCGTCAAGTGAATTCCTCCAGGCAGACGAAGAGACCCGCCGCCTCCTCATCGCTCTCGCCGGCGAAGCCGCCCAGAAGCGCGGCTACGTGTTCTTCTCGGAGCTGCAGTTCATCCCTGCCGAAGAGCTGCGCGCCATAGACCGGCTGTGGAAGAATCACAGCGGCGGCCGGTTCGGCTACTCCGTGCAGAGCCGGCTGTGGGAGAAGTCGAGCCGCGACTTCACGCGTTTCTTCATCCGCGTCGGGTGGATGAAGAAGCTGGAGTCGGAGGTGGAGCAGTACGGTTACCGGTCGTTCCCCAGCGAATTCATGTGGGAACTCACCGACGGCACGCCCGAGGGCCACCTTCCCCTCACCAACGCTCTCCGAGGGACGCAGCTCCTCCGCAGCATCCTGACGCACCCTGCATTCGAGGAGGAAGAAACAGGGGAGGCAGCGGAACAGAGCGAGGACGAGGAAGCAGAGAAGAAACGTAATGTAGAGCTACAGCCGAAGATGAAGAGACTCCTCAATCCAGATTACTCCTTTTGA